In a single window of the Pedococcus dokdonensis genome:
- the cydC gene encoding thiol reductant ABC exporter subunit CydC, whose amino-acid sequence MSPRILAAGGLGGVALASGVALTATSGWLVVRAAERPVILTLLTAIVAVRTFGMARPVFRYWERLRSHDAALDDLATARTRLYAALLPLTPARLPRRGRAAVLAGVVDDLSERVEAQVRVSVPLLTSALAGLATVGLCTWVEPAAGAVVAALLLVAAFTTLLAGRLEARSMDDLGTARGELARVTELVASQALELQAVGAGAAARGWVADAQRQVAHAGRRQSRGRAIATGMLPLSTAIATVACAVVAGRSGHGGPVSALLVLAPYALAEVFGALPEAARAHARAAAAGRRLDALLDERPAVSDPLHEPLLAKETERRTGCNLSVSQQRLLAKVAAGGGRRVPHLRLRGIGASWDGRRAALAGADLEVAPGQVVAVTGPSGSGKSTLLAVVARQLDPTAGRYLVDGRDALRLSLAEVRQLFAIVDDDPHVFATTLRANLHLARPAADDPDLTGALAAAGLGDWFASLPDGLDTRLGAGSRGLSGGERARLSIARALLSGRPVLLLDEPVAHLDHPTAVAVMRDLLAARADRSVVVVSHRPEGLADAHGIIDLAAAAPSPANGPSAPATPGAVATPGAAATPGGAIATTSTSTTPTTTPTTTTTTNPARR is encoded by the coding sequence ATGAGCCCGCGCATCCTCGCTGCCGGCGGGCTCGGTGGCGTCGCCCTCGCCTCCGGTGTCGCGCTGACCGCCACCTCGGGCTGGCTCGTGGTCCGCGCCGCCGAACGGCCGGTGATCCTCACCCTCCTCACCGCGATCGTCGCGGTGCGGACGTTCGGGATGGCGCGACCGGTGTTCCGCTACTGGGAGCGGCTGAGGTCGCACGACGCCGCCCTCGACGACCTCGCCACCGCCCGCACCCGCCTGTATGCCGCGCTGCTCCCGCTGACCCCGGCCCGCCTTCCCCGGCGCGGCCGGGCCGCCGTGCTTGCGGGTGTCGTCGACGACCTGAGCGAGCGGGTGGAGGCGCAGGTGCGGGTCAGCGTGCCGCTCCTCACGAGCGCGCTCGCCGGACTGGCGACGGTGGGGCTCTGCACCTGGGTCGAGCCGGCCGCGGGTGCGGTCGTGGCCGCCCTCCTGCTCGTCGCCGCGTTCACGACGCTGCTCGCCGGACGGCTCGAGGCCCGCTCGATGGACGACCTCGGCACCGCTCGCGGAGAGCTGGCCCGCGTCACCGAGCTGGTGGCCAGCCAGGCACTGGAGCTCCAGGCCGTCGGCGCCGGTGCCGCGGCCCGGGGCTGGGTGGCGGACGCGCAACGGCAGGTGGCCCACGCGGGCCGACGGCAGAGTCGCGGCCGGGCCATCGCCACCGGGATGCTGCCGCTGTCCACCGCGATCGCGACCGTCGCGTGCGCTGTCGTCGCCGGCCGCAGCGGGCACGGCGGGCCGGTGTCGGCGCTGCTCGTGCTGGCGCCGTACGCACTCGCCGAGGTGTTCGGCGCGCTGCCCGAAGCGGCGCGCGCGCACGCCCGCGCGGCAGCGGCCGGTCGGCGGCTCGACGCCCTGCTCGACGAGCGCCCTGCCGTCAGCGACCCCCTGCACGAACCTTTGCTAGCAAAGGAAACTGAACGAAGGACAGGTTGCAACCTGTCCGTCAGTCAGCAACGTTTGCTAGCAAAGGTTGCTGCAGGAGGGGGGCGACGGGTCCCGCACCTGCGGCTGCGCGGCATCGGCGCCTCCTGGGACGGTCGGCGGGCCGCGCTCGCGGGCGCCGACCTCGAGGTCGCACCGGGCCAGGTGGTCGCCGTCACCGGCCCTTCGGGCTCCGGCAAGTCCACCCTCCTTGCCGTGGTGGCGCGCCAGCTCGACCCGACGGCCGGCCGCTACCTCGTCGACGGCCGCGACGCCCTCAGGCTGTCGCTCGCCGAGGTGCGGCAGCTGTTCGCGATCGTGGACGACGACCCGCACGTCTTCGCGACGACCTTGCGCGCGAACCTGCACCTCGCCCGGCCGGCGGCGGACGACCCCGACCTGACGGGCGCGCTGGCCGCCGCCGGTCTCGGCGACTGGTTCGCGAGCCTGCCTGACGGCCTCGACACCCGGCTCGGTGCCGGCAGCCGAGGGCTGAGTGGCGGCGAACGGGCCCGGCTGTCCATTGCCCGTGCTCTGCTGTCCGGGCGACCGGTGCTGCTGCTCGACGAACCGGTGGCGCACCTCGACCACCCCACGGCGGTGGCCGTGATGCGCGACCTGCTCGCCGCCCGCGCCGACCGCAGCGTCGTCGTCGTGAGCCACCGACCCGAGGGCCTGGCCGACGCGCACGGCATCATTGACCTCGCCGCGGCCGCCCCGAGCCCGGCGAACGGCCCGAGCGCCCCGGCCACCCCGGGCGCCGTGGCCACCCCGGGCGCCGCGGCCACCCCGGGCGGCGCGATCGCGACGACGTCCACGAGCACGACCCCGACCACGACCCCGACCACGACCACGACCACGAACCCAGCCAGGAGGTGA
- the cydD gene encoding thiol reductant ABC exporter subunit CydD: MRPFDPAVLRAVPAARRPLIGLAVVGVAQGVATIATAFALAQLVVAAARREPVGDPAAYLLVVLAVRAVLSFVGETVAASAGTTVSGAVRAQLLGRWLAVPAEQRPSPARAVTLAAQGSTSIEPYVARFLPALVTAAVVPALAVVTLAVVDWPSALVVVLTLPLLPVFAALIGATTRDATDRRWGALADLSGHFLDVVRGLPTLVAYGRGERQVGVIGEVSQRHRRATMATLRLAFLSSAALELLATICVAIVAVTVGLRLSHGSLDLGTGLLAILLAPEAYWPIRRVGAEFHNAADGAAALSAALPQLATPQETAAPQETAHCPTPQLPSDAEAGEPGDWPPSSPGVCARGLGYTYPGSEHPVLHGVELTAATGLTVVTGPSGSGKSTLLELLAGLRTPTVGSVRGGTTHLVTQRPFLTVGSLRDNLLLGVRPLPDATVWRALRQVGLDGAVAAQPEGLQSPLGDDGRGLSAGQRARLVLARACLAEVDVVLLDEPTAHLDDESAAWAHRAIRELATRRCVVAVTHRPELLALADHHVDLAASEVTA; the protein is encoded by the coding sequence ATGCGCCCGTTCGACCCAGCCGTGCTGCGGGCGGTGCCCGCGGCGCGACGTCCACTCATCGGGCTCGCGGTGGTCGGGGTGGCCCAGGGCGTGGCGACGATCGCGACCGCCTTCGCGCTCGCCCAGCTGGTCGTCGCGGCCGCGCGGCGCGAGCCCGTCGGCGACCCCGCTGCATACCTCCTCGTCGTGCTGGCGGTCCGCGCCGTCCTGTCGTTCGTCGGTGAGACGGTCGCCGCCTCAGCCGGCACCACGGTGAGCGGGGCCGTGCGCGCCCAGCTGCTCGGGCGCTGGCTCGCCGTGCCGGCCGAGCAGCGACCCTCGCCCGCACGAGCCGTCACCCTCGCTGCCCAGGGCAGCACCAGCATCGAGCCGTATGTCGCGCGGTTCCTCCCCGCGCTGGTCACCGCCGCGGTCGTGCCCGCGCTGGCCGTGGTCACCCTCGCAGTCGTCGACTGGCCGAGCGCGCTCGTCGTGGTGCTGACGCTGCCGCTGCTGCCCGTCTTCGCGGCCCTGATCGGGGCCACCACCCGCGACGCCACCGACCGCCGGTGGGGCGCGCTGGCCGACCTGTCGGGGCACTTCCTCGACGTGGTGCGCGGCCTGCCGACCCTGGTGGCGTACGGGCGGGGCGAGCGCCAGGTGGGCGTCATCGGCGAGGTCAGCCAGCGGCACCGGCGCGCCACGATGGCGACCCTGCGGCTGGCCTTCCTCAGCTCGGCAGCGCTCGAGCTGCTCGCCACCATCTGCGTGGCGATCGTCGCCGTCACCGTCGGGCTGCGGCTCTCGCACGGCTCGCTCGACCTCGGCACCGGGCTGCTCGCGATCCTGCTGGCGCCCGAGGCCTACTGGCCGATCCGGCGGGTGGGCGCGGAGTTCCACAACGCGGCGGACGGCGCCGCAGCCCTGTCGGCCGCCCTGCCGCAGCTCGCCACACCGCAGGAAACGGCCGCCCCGCAGGAAACGGCCCACTGCCCGACGCCGCAACTCCCCAGTGACGCGGAGGCCGGGGAACCGGGCGACTGGCCGCCTTCCTCGCCCGGAGTCTGCGCGCGCGGGCTCGGCTACACCTACCCGGGGTCGGAGCACCCGGTGCTGCACGGGGTCGAGCTCACCGCGGCGACCGGGCTGACCGTGGTGACCGGGCCGTCCGGCAGCGGCAAGTCCACCCTGCTCGAGCTCCTGGCCGGGCTGCGCACCCCCACGGTCGGCTCGGTCCGCGGCGGGACGACCCACCTGGTCACGCAGCGGCCGTTCCTCACCGTCGGGAGCCTGCGCGACAACCTGCTCCTCGGGGTGCGGCCGCTGCCCGACGCCACGGTCTGGCGCGCGTTGCGGCAGGTCGGGCTCGACGGCGCGGTCGCCGCCCAGCCCGAGGGTCTGCAGAGCCCCCTCGGCGACGACGGGCGCGGCCTCTCCGCGGGGCAGCGGGCCCGGCTGGTGCTCGCCCGCGCCTGCCTCGCCGAGGTCGACGTCGTGCTGCTCGACGAACCGACCGCGCACCTCGACGACGAGTCGGCCGCCTGGGCCCACCGCGCGATCCGCGAGCTCGCCACCCGGCGCTGCGTCGTCGCCGTCACCCACCGGCCCGAGCTGCTCGCCCTGGCGGACCACCACGTCGACCTCGCGGCGTCGGAGGTGACCGCATGA
- the cydB gene encoding cytochrome d ubiquinol oxidase subunit II — protein MELSTVWFVIIAVLWTGYFVLEGFDFGVGMLLPVLGRGRDAETTEKRRRVMINTIGPVWDGNEVWVLTAGGATFAAFPHWYATMFSAFYLPLLLILVALIVRNLGFDYRGKRDDPRWRARWDTAIVAGSVVPAVLWGVALTNLVRGLPIDGDKEFTGSLLTLLNPVSLLGGVVTLGLFLTHGALFVALKTTGPIRADARRIATRTGVVTAVLAVALLVLLGAADGGATSWATTALAAAALVGALVANQRGREGWAFVGTFVTIAMAVATYFLLLFPDVMPSTTDAAFSLTTANASSTPYTLRIMTWVALAFTPIVILYQSWTYWVFRKRIGTQHIPAAASH, from the coding sequence ATGGAACTCAGCACCGTCTGGTTCGTCATCATCGCCGTCCTGTGGACCGGCTACTTCGTCCTGGAGGGGTTCGACTTCGGCGTGGGGATGCTGCTTCCCGTGCTCGGCCGGGGCCGCGACGCCGAGACCACCGAGAAGCGCCGTCGGGTGATGATCAACACCATCGGCCCGGTCTGGGACGGCAACGAGGTGTGGGTGCTGACCGCCGGTGGCGCGACCTTCGCGGCCTTCCCGCACTGGTACGCCACGATGTTCAGCGCGTTCTACCTGCCGCTGCTGCTGATCCTCGTCGCGCTCATCGTCCGCAACCTCGGGTTCGACTACCGCGGAAAGCGTGACGACCCCCGCTGGCGGGCCAGGTGGGACACGGCGATCGTCGCCGGCTCGGTCGTCCCGGCGGTGCTGTGGGGAGTCGCACTGACCAACCTCGTGCGCGGACTGCCGATCGACGGCGACAAGGAGTTCACCGGCTCGCTGCTCACCCTCCTCAACCCGGTCTCGCTGCTGGGCGGGGTGGTGACGCTGGGCCTGTTCCTCACCCACGGTGCGCTGTTCGTGGCGCTCAAGACCACCGGGCCCATCCGCGCGGACGCGCGTCGGATCGCCACCCGCACCGGCGTCGTCACGGCGGTGCTGGCGGTCGCCCTGCTCGTCCTCCTGGGCGCGGCCGACGGCGGCGCGACGTCCTGGGCCACGACGGCGCTCGCTGCCGCCGCCCTCGTCGGGGCGCTGGTCGCGAACCAGAGGGGGCGCGAGGGCTGGGCCTTCGTCGGCACCTTCGTCACCATCGCGATGGCGGTGGCGACCTACTTCCTCCTGCTCTTCCCCGACGTCATGCCGAGCACGACCGACGCGGCCTTCTCGCTCACCACCGCGAACGCCTCCAGCACGCCCTACACGCTGCGGATCATGACCTGGGTGGCGCTGGCCTTCACCCCGATCGTGATCCTCTACCAGTCCTGGACCTACTGGGTCTTCCGCAAGCGGATCGGCACCCAGCACATCCCGGCCGCCGCGAGCCACTGA
- a CDS encoding cytochrome ubiquinol oxidase subunit I: MDNLDLARWQFAITTVYHFLFVPVTIGLSALVAWYHSSWVRRRREDDLRLAKFFGKLFTINFALGLVTGIVQEFQFGMNWSDYSRFVGDIFGAPLAIEALLAFFLESTFLGLWIFGWGRIPERLHAACMWIVHVGTLLSAYFILAANSFMQNPVGYRYNPQTRRAELTDFVAVLTNKVQLVTFPHVVAAAYLVGGAVVMAVALWHLRRRDVGDDAGMYRRATRLGAAVVLVAGAAVAVTGDVQGKIMTEVQPMKMAAAEALYESSDGQAPFSLLTIGSLDGSQEKFAVTVPGLLSFLATGHFDGSVQGINELKAEYAQKYGTGNPLTVDATYTPNIPLSYWSFRLMIGVGMLAVLIALLALWTTRGERVPRARWWHWAILAAPLLPIFGNSFGWIFTEAGRQPWLVFGVMTTSTGVSPSVSAGEVVTSMVVYTLLYGVLAVVEVKLFLTYLRAGAPAFEEPAAPATHDDDAPLAFAY; the protein is encoded by the coding sequence ATGGACAACCTCGACCTCGCCCGGTGGCAGTTCGCCATCACGACCGTCTACCACTTCCTCTTCGTGCCCGTGACGATCGGGCTCTCCGCACTCGTCGCCTGGTACCACTCGAGCTGGGTGCGGCGGCGGCGCGAGGACGACCTGCGGCTGGCGAAGTTCTTCGGCAAGCTCTTCACGATCAACTTCGCACTCGGTCTGGTCACCGGGATCGTCCAGGAGTTCCAGTTCGGGATGAACTGGTCCGACTACAGCCGGTTCGTCGGGGACATCTTCGGGGCGCCGCTCGCGATCGAGGCGCTGCTGGCCTTCTTCCTCGAGTCGACCTTCCTCGGACTGTGGATCTTCGGGTGGGGCCGGATCCCCGAGCGGCTGCACGCCGCCTGCATGTGGATCGTGCACGTCGGCACCCTGTTGTCGGCCTACTTCATCCTCGCGGCCAACTCGTTCATGCAGAACCCGGTCGGCTACCGCTACAACCCGCAGACCCGGCGCGCGGAGCTGACCGACTTCGTGGCCGTCCTGACCAACAAGGTGCAGCTGGTGACCTTCCCGCACGTGGTGGCCGCGGCCTACCTCGTCGGCGGAGCCGTGGTCATGGCGGTGGCGCTCTGGCACCTGCGGCGACGCGACGTGGGCGACGACGCCGGCATGTACCGGCGGGCGACCCGGCTCGGCGCGGCGGTCGTCCTGGTCGCGGGGGCGGCCGTCGCCGTGACCGGTGACGTGCAGGGCAAGATCATGACCGAGGTCCAGCCGATGAAGATGGCCGCCGCCGAAGCGCTCTACGAGAGCTCGGACGGGCAGGCGCCGTTCAGCCTGTTGACGATCGGGTCGCTCGACGGGTCCCAGGAGAAGTTCGCCGTCACCGTCCCCGGCCTGCTGAGCTTCCTCGCGACCGGACACTTCGACGGCAGCGTCCAGGGCATCAACGAGCTCAAGGCGGAGTACGCGCAGAAGTACGGCACCGGGAACCCGCTCACCGTCGACGCGACCTACACCCCGAACATCCCGCTCTCCTACTGGAGCTTCCGCCTGATGATCGGCGTCGGGATGCTCGCCGTCCTCATCGCGCTCCTGGCGCTCTGGACCACCCGGGGCGAGCGCGTCCCCAGGGCCCGCTGGTGGCACTGGGCGATCCTCGCCGCTCCGCTGCTGCCCATCTTCGGCAACAGCTTCGGCTGGATCTTCACCGAGGCGGGGCGGCAACCGTGGCTGGTCTTCGGGGTGATGACGACGAGCACCGGTGTCTCGCCGTCGGTGTCGGCCGGCGAGGTGGTCACCTCGATGGTCGTCTACACGCTGCTCTACGGGGTCCTCGCCGTCGTCGAGGTGAAGCTCTTCCTCACCTACCTGCGCGCCGGCGCCCCGGCCTTCGAGGAGCCGGCCGCCCCCGCGACCCACGACGACGACGCGCCGCTCGCGTTCGCCTACTGA
- the galE gene encoding UDP-glucose 4-epimerase GalE, whose amino-acid sequence MHVLVTGGAGYIGSHTVVQLKAAGHEVVVVDDFSNAKSTVVPRLEALTGGRLEVHAFDLTDRDKVEALFAEHKFDAVIHFAGRKAVGESVEVPLEYYQTNLDSTFALVRAMQRHGCFRLVFSSSATVYGESATPPFTEDLPTSATNPYGWTKVMIEQVLRDVARTDDRWRIALLRYFNPVGAHASGTIGEDPAGIPNNLMPYIAQVAVGKLEKLSVFGDDYDTPDGTALRDYIHVEDLAAGHLAALTKLGSTDEVVSTWNLGTGHGTSVLEVLRAFEQACGHELPHEVVGRRPGDVAASYADASRAERELGWKATRTIEDMCVDQWRWQRDNPLGYPD is encoded by the coding sequence ATGCACGTCTTGGTCACCGGCGGTGCCGGCTACATCGGGTCCCACACCGTCGTCCAGCTGAAGGCAGCGGGTCACGAGGTCGTCGTCGTCGACGACTTCTCGAACGCCAAGTCGACCGTGGTGCCCCGGCTCGAAGCGCTGACCGGGGGACGGCTCGAGGTGCACGCGTTCGACCTCACCGACCGCGACAAGGTCGAGGCGCTCTTCGCGGAGCACAAGTTCGACGCGGTCATCCACTTCGCCGGGCGCAAGGCGGTCGGTGAGAGCGTCGAGGTGCCGCTGGAGTACTACCAGACCAACCTCGACTCCACCTTCGCGCTGGTGCGGGCCATGCAGCGGCACGGCTGCTTCCGGCTGGTCTTCTCGTCGTCGGCCACGGTCTACGGCGAGAGCGCGACCCCGCCGTTCACCGAGGACCTGCCCACGTCGGCGACCAACCCGTACGGCTGGACCAAGGTGATGATCGAGCAGGTGCTGCGCGACGTGGCCCGCACCGACGACCGGTGGCGGATCGCGCTGCTGCGCTACTTCAACCCGGTCGGCGCGCACGCCTCGGGGACGATCGGCGAGGACCCGGCGGGGATCCCCAACAACCTGATGCCCTACATCGCCCAGGTCGCGGTCGGGAAGCTCGAGAAGCTCAGCGTCTTCGGTGACGACTACGACACCCCCGACGGCACCGCGCTGCGCGACTACATCCACGTCGAGGACCTCGCCGCCGGCCACCTCGCCGCCCTCACCAAGCTCGGCTCGACCGACGAGGTCGTGTCGACCTGGAACCTCGGCACCGGTCACGGCACCTCGGTGCTGGAGGTGCTCCGGGCGTTCGAGCAGGCCTGCGGTCACGAGCTCCCCCACGAGGTGGTCGGCCGCCGGCCCGGCGACGTCGCCGCGTCGTACGCCGACGCGTCACGTGCCGAGCGCGAGCTGGGCTGGAAGGCCACCCGCACCATCGAGGACATGTGCGTCGACCAGTGGCGCTGGCAGCGCGACAACCCGCTGGGCTACCCCGACTGA
- a CDS encoding peptidylprolyl isomerase, whose product MRTPRTLIALAAVAALTALTPAVASAKPHDPTPPTSPTRGACAYTPMEDQTYSTWVGLPQDPRHTPDRGTTTITLRTNHGDIPMVLDRAMAPCTVQSFSFLTKRKYFDDTICHRLTSYTTPPAALSVLQCGDPLGTGWGDPGYSFKDELDSAKALENWPGFPDGSRKVYPRGTLAMANAGPDTNGSQFFLVYRDSRLRPDYTVFGHVTEAGLQVLDRIAAGGIDPGTEGTPEDGAPALRTEIERATFGAGHGHGHGH is encoded by the coding sequence ATGCGAACCCCACGGACGCTGATCGCCCTCGCCGCCGTCGCGGCCCTCACCGCCCTGACCCCCGCCGTCGCGAGCGCGAAGCCACACGACCCGACGCCGCCGACCAGCCCCACCCGTGGCGCATGTGCCTACACGCCGATGGAGGACCAGACCTACTCGACCTGGGTCGGGCTGCCGCAGGACCCCCGCCACACCCCCGACCGCGGCACCACGACGATCACGCTGCGCACCAACCACGGCGACATCCCGATGGTGCTCGACAGGGCGATGGCGCCGTGCACGGTCCAGAGCTTCAGCTTCCTGACCAAGCGCAAGTACTTCGACGACACCATCTGCCACCGGCTCACCTCCTACACGACGCCCCCGGCCGCGCTGTCGGTGCTGCAGTGCGGCGACCCGCTCGGCACCGGCTGGGGCGACCCCGGCTACTCGTTCAAGGACGAGCTCGACTCGGCCAAGGCGCTGGAGAACTGGCCGGGCTTCCCCGACGGCAGCCGCAAGGTCTACCCGCGCGGCACCCTCGCCATGGCGAACGCCGGCCCCGACACCAACGGCAGCCAGTTCTTCCTCGTCTACCGCGACTCGCGGCTGCGGCCCGACTACACCGTGTTCGGCCACGTGACCGAGGCCGGCCTGCAGGTCCTCGACCGGATCGCGGCCGGTGGCATCGACCCCGGCACCGAGGGCACGCCGGAGGACGGCGCCCCCGCGCTGCGCACCGAGATCGAGCGGGCCACCTTCGGCGCCGGCCACGGACACGGACACGGGCACTGA
- the paaI gene encoding hydroxyphenylacetyl-CoA thioesterase PaaI, with protein MADRPPDHDATPEPEPEPDLTHVRAMWADDQASRGLGMEATVVEVDRGVVRMTVTEAMVNGHDIAHGGFIFTLADSAFALACNSRGQLTVAAGADITFVTSARRGDVLLADARVRTAYGRSGITDVTVTRESDGAVVAEFRGRSRSLPPR; from the coding sequence ATGGCGGACCGACCCCCCGACCACGACGCCACGCCCGAGCCCGAGCCCGAGCCCGACCTCACCCACGTGCGGGCGATGTGGGCCGACGACCAGGCTTCGCGCGGACTCGGCATGGAGGCCACCGTCGTGGAGGTCGACCGCGGGGTCGTGCGGATGACCGTCACCGAGGCCATGGTGAACGGCCACGACATCGCGCACGGCGGATTCATCTTCACCCTCGCCGACTCGGCGTTCGCCCTCGCCTGCAACTCCCGCGGGCAGCTGACCGTCGCGGCGGGCGCCGACATCACCTTCGTCACCTCCGCACGGCGCGGCGACGTCCTCCTCGCAGACGCGCGGGTGCGGACCGCATACGGGCGCAGCGGGATCACCGACGTGACGGTGACCCGCGAGTCCGACGGCGCGGTGGTCGCGGAGTTCCGCGGCCGGTCCCGCAGCCTGCCGCCGCGCTAG